A section of the Mycolicibacterium anyangense genome encodes:
- a CDS encoding LpqN/LpqT family lipoprotein has protein sequence MRARAAAASLALATMLTACGADPPDYSSVWTSSPTTTTTTSSDKPQALSEYLYGLGVTGEQVPLDKLTDISVTLPRPPGWTKYDNPNFSPGTAVIAKNNTYPTAMVVVLKLTGNFDVAEALKHAPVDAEMSKNFTKLNSSTDNFDGFPSAMIEGSYDLNNVRLHSYNRVVIPVTPAPKFQRYLVQFTVTTLANQAAAQADDVEAIIKGFSVTLK, from the coding sequence GTGAGAGCACGCGCGGCGGCTGCCTCGCTCGCACTGGCCACCATGCTGACGGCCTGCGGGGCGGACCCGCCGGACTACTCCTCGGTGTGGACCTCATCCCCGACCACCACTACCACGACGAGTTCCGATAAGCCGCAAGCACTTTCGGAATACCTCTACGGACTCGGCGTAACCGGCGAGCAGGTCCCGCTGGACAAGCTCACCGACATCTCGGTCACGCTGCCGCGCCCGCCGGGCTGGACCAAGTACGACAACCCGAACTTCTCCCCCGGCACCGCCGTCATCGCCAAGAACAACACCTACCCGACGGCAATGGTGGTGGTGCTCAAGCTGACCGGCAACTTCGACGTGGCCGAGGCGCTCAAGCACGCCCCGGTGGATGCCGAGATGTCGAAGAACTTCACCAAGCTGAACTCCTCGACCGACAACTTCGACGGGTTCCCGTCGGCCATGATCGAGGGCAGCTACGACCTGAACAACGTTCGGCTGCACTCCTACAACCGGGTGGTGATCCCGGTGACGCCCGCACCGAAGTTCCAGCGCTACCTGGTGCAGTTCACCGTGACGACGCTGGCCAACCAGGCCGCCGCGCAGGCCGACGACGTCGAGGCCATCATCAAGGGCTTCTCGGTCACGCTGAAGTAG
- a CDS encoding oxidoreductase, giving the protein MSWTAADLPSFAGRTVIVTGANSGLGLVTARELARAGAHTILACRTTSKGDEAAATMTGNVEVRALDLQNLASVREFADGVEQVDVLINNAGIMAVPYALTKDGFESQIGTNHLGHFALTNLLLPKVTDRVVTVSSFMHTLGKISLKDLNWKARPYSAWLAYGQSKLANLLFTSELQKRLDAAGSAVQSYAAHPGYSATNLQGNTGNRLGTQVWDAGNSIFATSADFGARQTLYAASQQLPGNTYVGPRFVMRGPTGPTWRTPLAKDATTARGLWQLSEQLTGTEFPL; this is encoded by the coding sequence ATGAGTTGGACCGCAGCAGACCTGCCCTCCTTCGCCGGCCGCACCGTCATCGTCACCGGCGCCAACAGCGGCCTGGGCCTGGTGACGGCCCGCGAACTGGCCCGCGCCGGCGCCCACACCATCCTGGCCTGCCGCACCACCTCCAAAGGCGACGAGGCCGCCGCCACCATGACCGGCAATGTCGAGGTCCGCGCCCTGGATCTGCAGAACCTGGCCTCGGTGCGCGAGTTCGCCGACGGCGTCGAGCAGGTCGACGTGCTGATCAACAACGCCGGCATCATGGCCGTGCCCTACGCGCTGACCAAGGACGGCTTCGAAAGCCAGATCGGCACCAACCACCTCGGCCACTTCGCGCTCACGAACCTGCTGTTGCCCAAGGTCACCGACCGGGTGGTGACGGTCTCGTCGTTCATGCACACCCTCGGCAAGATCAGCCTGAAGGACCTGAACTGGAAGGCCAGGCCCTACTCGGCGTGGCTGGCCTACGGCCAGTCCAAGCTGGCCAACCTGTTGTTCACCAGCGAGCTGCAGAAGCGCCTGGATGCGGCCGGTTCCGCAGTGCAGTCCTATGCCGCCCACCCCGGCTACTCGGCGACCAACCTGCAGGGCAACACCGGCAACCGGCTGGGCACCCAGGTCTGGGACGCCGGCAACAGCATCTTCGCCACCAGCGCGGACTTCGGCGCCCGCCAAACGCTCTACGCGGCATCCCAGCAGCTGCCCGGCAACACCTACGTCGGGCCGCGGTTCGTCATGCGCGGGCCCACCGGCCCCACGTGGCGCACCCCGCTGGCCAAGGACGCCACGACGGCCCGGGGTCTCTGGCAGCTGTCCGAGCAGCTCACGGGCACCGAATTTCCGCTCTGA